Below is a window of Rattus rattus isolate New Zealand chromosome X, Rrattus_CSIRO_v1, whole genome shotgun sequence DNA.
CAAAAATAGTAACAAACTTAAattatcaaaagagaaaaatgggccagcaagatggctcactaGGTAAAGGTACTACCTAtcaagcctggtgatctgagtttaatcccaagATTCATGATTCATATGGTGCAAAGTAAGAGCTTTCTTACTTTTCCACAATTGTCTGTCCTCTCCATATGCAAACTgtggtacagacagacagacagacacacacacacaaaacaaaaattttaaatgtgataaatacattttaaatatggaagaaaattaaTTATAAGCTAACCATTATCATACTCTAGATATATTTATTTgcacctttctctttttatatacaAGATGAGCAAATGACTGAATTAAAGTGCTAAAAGATTATTATTCAGATTTTCTGTAAAGTAATTCCatgttaatgttttataaaataatagcATTAACAGCAAGCAATTGTACTCTCCTTTTTATATGTCCTTAAAAGATGGGAAGATCAGGAAACTGGCATTCTAAATTTGGGTTAATAGTTAAAACAGAAAGTACTAAAGCCTTTATAGAAATATTGAAGTTCCtcaaaaccacagaaataaaTCTGTCATATAATCAAGCAACCCCACCactaggtatatacccaaaggaaatgaaagcagaaactgaaagacatatgcttataaatattttttacagaATTATTCACAACAGCCAAATAAATGGATGAGGAAAATATGATGTATACTGGAATATTATCTGgtcataaaaagaacaaaattatattatttgCACACGGATACAACCAGAGGACATTATGTTAAGAAAAATCAATCAGGGCATGGCAAAAACTATtgtgtattttcatttatatgtggaAGCTTTAATGTTGATCTCATTCAGGTAATGTGTAGTGGTTTGTAGCGCTTTAGAAGAGGAGATGGCAGGAAGGATGGTCAGTGGAATAGGAAGAATAACTGTCATGTCCCGTAGCTGTTAAGGACACATACATTTCAAAATAACTACAAAAGTAGAATTTAGAATGTTCCAACACAGAAAGAATAACTTTTTGAGGGGGTTGATATGCCAATTGTCCACTGcacactgtatatatgtatgtatgtatgtatgtatgtatgtatgtatgtatgtatatgtgtatatacatatatagaaatatTAATATCTACCCACAGTTATGTACATAGTGTGTCAACTAAAAGAGACTataaaatagtaatagtaaaaGAAGATACCAACTTATTTCTTGACTGgttttcttgcaacaaaacaGAATATGGTCTCAAGCTTCCTAAAAATTACAGAAATTTCTAGTTTGCTTAATGTGCTtacaagtaaaattttaaatttaagatttaaaataagattttaaaaatgtgtctgtgATAAAATAGGTTTCAAAAGCAGCTATTAGAAAGTGAAGgaggtttttttcattttttttttttaccatttttttttacaaatttttttttttaacaatgtacaaaaaacacccccccccccccaactttgGAAACCTTTTTTCTTCCACCCCAAAATTTttccaaaaatttttttttttaaccctcttttttttttttttttttttttggttctttttcggagctggggaccaacccagggcctttgcgcttccctaggcaagcgctctaccactgagctaaatccccaacccctgaaggagggtttttaaaaattattattttacatgaatGTTTTGCATAAATATCTATGCAACATGAACATAGAGTGCCCTTGGAACCAGAAGGGAGCActgaatctcctggaactggaagtaTAACAGCCACAtgggtgggtgctggagatcaaaccctggtcctctgaaaaggTAGCCAGCGCTCTTAAACCCTCAGCTATAGCTCCAAAGCAGTGAAGCAGGGTTTTACAGACACCACTTTCAATATTTTGTGAGCTAATATGCAATGTAATATGCTCAGGGAGGGCGCTATTATGTCGGGGCCAGGCAGTGTTTCTCAGTGTGACTTGTGAATAAAGTTCAGCTAGTAGGAATTCACTTAGGAAAacgacagatttttaaaatgaacacaaTCCCTTGCCGTCTAGCTCCAGATATCAGAACTTTTGAAAAACCAATAATGCACCATCCTCAGAGAGTGCATACTAAAGAAAGACCTAAACAAACTAAGAATTTAGTGCCTTGGTGTGGTGGCAGCATGTCTATTATCTCAGCAGTTGAGAGGTTGAAATATGAAAATCACAAGCTCAAGCCTGGTCTGGACTACAGAGTCAGATTCTGACTCATTCAATACAAAACAATTTTCAAGTCTCCCCAAAAGGGTCCATCCTTAAGTAGTAGGAAGACTGGTCACAAGTTTTCATGGCTGAAAGAAGCGAAGagagttctagaatgttctcaggaagcaggagcagtcCCTCGGCTACCGTAACCGGATATCAATATCACAGAACGGAAGTATCAAACTCTCTGCGACCGTTATTTTTGCCTCCATTACGGTTGCCGCTAACGAAGGAGAGTCTTGCCTCCAGCGTCAGGCCACGGTACTGGTGTTTCTTGGACCTTCGTCAGGCCACGGTACTGGTGTTTCTTGGACCTTCTTAATAAGGTACTGGTGTTATTTGAACCTTGTAAATTTGTTAAAATGGCCTTATCGAAAGCAAAGCCCTTGTCTTTAGAAGACTGCCAGTGTCTGCTTTGTATGGAATTCCTCATTGAGCCCATAACTATGCCTTGCAACCATACAATGTGCAAATCATGCTTTAAAGCACTTCTCCGAAAAACAAATTTATTCTGCCCCTTCTGCCGCTCCTGGATCTCTTCATGGGCTCGGTACCATACTCATGTGAACAGTCTTATcaataaggaactgtgggagagaaTTCAAACTCAGTACCCAGAGGAATGCAGACGTAGGACCCCTGGGGAAGAacggtcttcactggtcttcagtGATCATTCACCAATTCGAGTGCTAAGTAATCCTGGAGAACTGAGGAAAGAATATGAAGAGCAGCTGATTAAGATGGAGGCCGAGCGCCAGGCCacaaaggaaagacaaaacagaGCCACTGAGGAATACATAAAGCAATTACTGGCAAAGGAATTGGAGGAGGAAAAAATATGGGCAGAAAAGCGCAGACTGGAAGAACGGGagcaaagagaggaggaagaggctaaAAAGAGCAGCACGAGTGATCCAGGCACAtcgccaagaaaaaaaaagcgcAAACGAAAACACTGTGAGGATGTTCCGAAGTTTTCCCCTCATCAGCCTCAGCTTGAGTCAGCATTGCTGTATGAAACTGTGCAGGACAGCAAGAAAACGTCTGGCAGGGAACACGAAgcgaaaactgaagaaaatatgtcAGCAGCTACTTTGTTAACAGATCCGGAGAATCCTCAACAAGGTACTTCATATTCACGTTATGAGGTTTTTTCTACCTATGATGCAAAAGTGGGCAGTTCAGAAGATGATACACCAAAACCAAGCTGCTCCAATCTCAACCGTTATGTCCCATCTAAGAAGATTAAACCTGAAGCTAACATTCATACTTCTGCCCAGATAGAGACTATGAGCATAACagaggaaactggaaacagcacaattgaggcaaaagaaaaaatgtcccATCCTTCGAGTGGTAAACatacttctaaaagaaagcatcagGAATATCCATCTGAAGCTGCCGGTGAGCCTAGCATTTCTGATGAAGTATCCCCTCAATCTTCCTCGGACAAGGAATCACAAGACCTCATTACCAAAAAGCTGATAGATTTGGAGAAACTGTATTATGAGAAGCATCTACAAGAAGAACAAGATAGATTATTTGCATTGGAGCTTCAAAGAGCACTGGATGAAGAAGAAATGAGGGAATCGTGGGGTAAGAAGTCCCCACGGATCTATCCATTCCGTTATGATACCGCCAATCCAGACACCTCAGCAAAAGAGGATTCCAAAGATAAGAACATCtgaaaggtaaagaaatacaaagtttttaagatttaaattaaccatctttaaaaaagattcagTTGAAGTATTTAGCTAATGTTAGTGGGAGAAAGATGCCAGATTTTACTACATAGATTTACAGACATAAATTTTTCATTGCTCATTGCCAAATAATTTAcacaaaagtattttcaaatgttttgagAGGTAAAGAAAATGATACAGGTGTAGAACGGTTTAAACTCCTAATACTGCACTGTAAAATGGTCTTttctataatataatttataaatgtataattatttactttttgacaatttttatcatttaataacATGTTGaatgattataaaatataaatatttaataccaTATAAGTATTTAATATTTGACATTTGATACTTAATATTTGATATTAGATTaacatatatttgaaattatgttATATGTCAGAAATATATTATACTAtttgtttatatacatttatatgtgcatattttatatttttattttatatataagttctaatatataaaatatcatatatgacataacattatatataatacataatatcattatatattacattatatattatatatattaatatatgccAACATacttttatacattatatattactatgttaatatataacatatatgacatataatatctatatagtatatatgtaaatatatttatataacatatataaaattatatgtaaatatatgtatatagtatataatagaaaagtatatataaatatatactataatctataatatagatataataaaatatagattatatcacatatattttatgttatataattatatgatatataatattataattatatattatacatctaaatatatatttgtatacaaatACAAACATTGTACAATATGTTAtagtaaatatatctaatatattttaatcgtgtatattgttttatattatatacctGAATATACTATATacgtatataaaataaaatatatattgtattatatatttaatgttatatacatggtatatacttcatgttatatgtttaatattatatgttaattatatatttaatattatgtttatatttaattattttaaattgttatttggTATACGCTCACTGTCTTTTTTGACTtgctgttttttgaaacagggtctttttaGAGCCTCCTGCCAGCCGTCTGAGCACTGTATTTACAGGTGTACATCCCTAAGTCGGGCTTCATTTATCattaacgttttttttttttttttttgttcttttttcggagctgaggaccaacccagggccttgcgcttcctaggcaagctcaccaccactgagctaaatccccaaccccgtttttttttttttttttttttcttttttttttttttttggggctggggtcCGTACCCTGGGCCTTTTGTTTCCTAGGCAAaccctcttccactgagctaaatccccaaccccatcattaATGTTCTTTATGACAACAGAGAATAGGAATGTGGTTCTGTAAAACTTAAATGATAAGCAAGGGTGCCTAGCCTTCATGCTATCAATAGCTGTTCTGATAGTTCTTgtatacccaaccaatgaattACTTGCTAGACAAACAAGCCTGTTAAAAAggtttcttgtttgctttgttttgaatggAATAAAGAGCCAGATAGATCTCTTTtgagttggagggcagcctggtctagaatAGTAAGTTTCAgagggctatataatgagatcctgtctcagtcaAAGCAGACAAAATAATACAACAAACTTAAAATGGAATAAAGGGCTAGAGGTATAACTTAGTAGTAAAGTGCCCTTAGTACCAATTTCCTggtctggaaaacaaaacaaagaaacaaacaaacaaaaaaagcaagaaaaaaatagaataggaaGATAGGAATTTAATCCAAGAGAGTAACAGCAAAATATTTTATGGTAAGGAACCtgaaataattacattatttccacATAGTATTCCTTATGTAGATACTAACTTTATATGTACTGAGacaaatagtaaaatatttaGGGGCTGGGTTTAGAGGCACATGCctgataatcccagcactttggcaATTGAGACAacagaatcacaagttcaaggccaacctgggatccatggcaagaccctgtctcaaaaagatttttaaaaaggagttggggatttagtttagAAGTAGCATACTTGACTGGGAAGCATAAGACCCTGGGGTTGGTTCCCAGTGCcaaaacatagaataaaatataatgataaaatatatatgataatcTTGAGCTGGTGAAGTACACCTCTCAGTGTTGCCAGAGCGGGTTGCTAtgtgggacagagactgaaggaaatggaaTCCCAGATGAAAGAAAGCTGAAGAAGCCAGCAGACATTAGATTCCAGCATCCGCCTGTCAACATGAACCTGATGGCAGCAACTCTCCAGAGAACATCTAGATCTTCAGCACCTGATAGGGACtaccagaagcttccagaagacaTCTGTCTATTGGTTTGATTTAATTAATATGAACTTTTAGCAGATAGTTCTAACATTTCAAGAGTCAGTTATCCTTTTGCCTTTCACCTAacattttaatagattttaattAGCTTATAACATTGTAGGTTTCCTTATGATATTTACATACATAGCTTTGGCTAACTGCACTCCTACCctcttctcctcatcttctcAGCCCCTACTccatcccctcctttctcccatctccctgtCATTTACTCACTGGCACACTTGCACCCTCAATCATGCCCCTTCCTCTTTCATAGCAGCTGTTCTAGTGCTCTCCCCACCTTAAAGCTTCATTTTCCTGCCTTTAATGGGCCTCTTGCTAGTTTCCAGGCCTCTACATATGCAAACACTTAAAtaaattcacatacataaaacttaGAAGCTAGGATTCATTTATGTAATGTTTGTCAATTGTTACTGCTTATCTTAATGTGTTATTTTCCAAAATTTGTACTGTTTTTGTTTCATATAATTTACACCAGTTTTACTGTgcatatgcacgcacacgcacacacacacacacacacacacacacacacacacactaacacactcacacacttacttTCATTTTTTGTGTAGCTGGGGATCTCACCCAGGATCCTTCAGACTACTGGGTAAGCTCTCTACCACTAAACTACCAATCTTCTAGTGCTGATTTCAattttgctttgccttttctcattaaaaattttCTCATTTGAGCAATGAT
It encodes the following:
- the LOC116887832 gene encoding E3 ubiquitin-protein ligase RNF168-like; amino-acid sequence: MALSKAKPLSLEDCQCLLCMEFLIEPITMPCNHTMCKSCFKALLRKTNLFCPFCRSWISSWARYHTHVNSLINKELWERIQTQYPEECRRRTPGEERSSLVFSDHSPIRVLSNPGELRKEYEEQLIKMEAERQATKERQNRATEEYIKQLLAKELEEEKIWAEKRRLEEREQREEEEAKKSSTSDPGTSPRKKKRKRKHCEDVPKFSPHQPQLESALLYETVQDSKKTSGREHEAKTEENMSAATLLTDPENPQQGTSYSRYEVFSTYDAKVGSSEDDTPKPSCSNLNRYVPSKKIKPEANIHTSAQIETMSITEETGNSTIEAKEKMSHPSSGKHTSKRKHQEYPSEAAGEPSISDEVSPQSSSDKESQDLITKKLIDLEKLYYEKHLQEEQDRLFALELQRALDEEEMRESWGKKSPRIYPFRYDTANPDTSAKEDSKDKNI